In Antennarius striatus isolate MH-2024 chromosome 8, ASM4005453v1, whole genome shotgun sequence, a single window of DNA contains:
- the LOC137600260 gene encoding hexokinase-1, with the protein MIAAQLLAYFFTELKDDQLKKIDKYLYSMRFSDDTLKDIMNRFRREMDNGLSRDTNPTATIKMLPTFVRSIPDGSEKGDFIALDLGGSNFRILRVKVTRDKKQPVQMESQVYDTPDDIIHGSGTQLFDHVAECLGDFMEKQKIKDKRLPVGFTFSFPCAQTKLDEAVLLSWSKKFKASGVEGMDVVQLLNKAIKKRGDYEADIMAVVNDTVGTMMTCGFDDQRCEVGIIIGTGTNACYMEEMRHIDLVEGDEGRMCINTEWGAFGDNGSIEDIRTEFDREIDRGSLNPGKQLFEKMASGMYMGELVRLILVKMAKEGLLFEGRITPELLTRGKIETKHVSAIEKTKEGLKKCMEILTRLGVEPSDEDCLAVQHVCTIVSFRSANLISATLGAILSRLKENKGVARLRTTVGIDGSLYKMHPQYARRLHKTVRRLVPDSDVRFLLSESGSAKGAAMVTAVAYRLTEQSRQIQQTLAEFRLNKAQLLEVKKRMRQEIERGLKKSSHDEATVKMLPTFVRSTPDGTENGDFLALDLGGTNFRVLLVKIRSGKKRSVEMHNKIYAIPIEVMQGTGEELFDHIVHCISDFLDYMGMKSARLPLGFTFSFPCHQTSLDAGILVTWTKGFKATDCEGEDVVELLRDAIKRKEEFELDVVAIVNDTVGTMMTCAYEEPTCEVGLIAGTGSNACYMEEVKNIEIVDGNQGRMCVNMEWGAFGDNGCLDDIRTKYDQAVDENSLNEGKQRYEKMCSGMYLGEIVRQILIDLTKRGFLFRGQISETLKTRGIFETKFLSQIESDRLALLQVRAILQQLGLDSTCDDSIIVKEVCGTVSRRAAQICGAGMAAVVDKIRENRALDHLDITVGVDGTLYKLHPHFSRIFQQTVKELAPKCNVNFLLSEDGSGKGAALITAVGCRQRQQEGQQA; encoded by the exons TCAACTCAAAAAG ATCGATAAGTACCTCTACTCCATGCGTTTCTCGGACGACACCCTGAAGGACATCATGAACCGGTTCCGCAGGGAGATGGACAACGGGCTGAGCCGGGACACCAACCCCACCGCCACCATCAAGATGCTGCCCACCTTCGTCAGGTCCATCCCCGACGGCTCAG AAAAGGGCGACTTCATCGCTCTGGATCTCGGCGGGTCAAACTTCCGGATCCTTCGCGTGAAGGTGACCCGGGACAAGAAGCAGCCGGTTCAGATGGAGAGCCAGGTGTACGACAcgcctgatgacatcatccatggCAGCGGAACGCAG CTCTTCGACCACGTAGCAGAATGTCTGGGAGACTTCATggagaaacaaaaaatcaaGGATAAAAGACTTCCTGTTGGATTTACGTTCTCCTTCCCCTGCGCCCAAACCAAACTGGATGAG GCGGTCTTACTGTCCTGGTCAAAGAAGTTCAAAGCCAGCGGAGTGGAAGGGATGGACGTCGTGCAGCTTCTGAATAAGGCCATCAAGAAACGAGGG GACTACGAAGCCGACATCATGGCGGTAGTGAATGACACGGTTGGCACCATGATGACCTGTGGATTTGACGACCAGCGCTGTGAAGTGGGCATCATCATAG GAACCGGAACTAATGCCTGCTACATGGAGGAAATGCGCCACATCGACCTGGTGGAGGGAGACGAAGGGCGGATGTGCATCAACACGGAGTGGGGCGCTTTCGGGGACAACGGCTCCATAGAGGACATCCGCACAGAGTTCGACCGCGAGATCGACAGGGGCTCCTTAAACCCGGGAAAACAGCT GTTTGAGAAGATGGCCAGCGGGATGTACATGGGCGAGTTGGTTCGACTCATCCTGGTCAAGATGGCCAAAGAGGGGCTTCTGTTCGAGGGGCGGATAACCCCCGAGCTCCTGACGCGAGGAAAGATTGAGACCAAACATGTTTCAGCCATCGAAAA GACTAAAGAAGGACTGAAGAAATGCATGGAGATCCTGACGCGGCTTGGGGTGGAGCCATCGGACGAAGACTGCCTGGCCGTGCAACACGTCTGCACCATCGTATCCTTCCGCTCGGCCAATCTGATCTCAGCCACGTTGGGCGCCATCCTGTCCCGTCTGAAGGAAAACAAAGGAGTGGCGCGCCTCCGCACTACTGTGGGCATCGACGGGTCTCTCTACAAGATGCACCCCCA GTACGCCCGCCGTCTGCACAAGACTGTGCGCCGCCTGGTCCCGGACTCGGACGTCCGCTTCTTGCTATCGGAGAGCGGGAGCGCCAAAGGTGCGGCCATGGTGACGGCGGTGGCGTACCGCCTGACAGAGCAGTCGCGTCAAATCCAGCAGACGTTGGCGGAGTTCCGGCTGAACAAAGCTCAGCTGTTGGAGGTGAAGAAACGCATGAGGCAGGAGATCGAGAGAGGCCTCAAGAAGAGCAGCCACGACGAGGCCACCGTCAAGATGCTGCCCACGTTTGTCCGAAGTACACCGGATGGGacag aaaatggagattTTCTCGCTCTGGATCTCGGGGGGACGAACTTCCGTGTGCTCCTGGTCAAGATCCGCAGCGGGAAGAAGCGGTCGGTCGAGATGCACAACAAAATCTACGCCATTCCTATCGAGGTCATGCAGGGTACTGGGGAAGAG CTCTTCGACCACATCGTCCACTGCATCTCCGACTTCCTGGACTACATGGGCATGAAAAGCGCCCGCCTGCCGCTGGGCTTCACCTTCTCCTTCCCTTGCCATCAGACCAGCCTGGACGCG GGCATCCTGGTAACCTGGACCAAAGGCTTCAAGGCCACCGACTGCGAGGGTGAGGATGTGGTGGAGCTTCTTCGGGACGCGATCAAGAGGAAAGAG GAGTTTGAGCTGGACGTGGTTGCCATAGTGAACGACACGGTGGGGACGATGATGACCTGCGCCTATGAGGAGCCCACATGTGAGGTGGGGCTGATAGCGG GAACTGGCAGCAACGCCTGTTAtatggaggaggtgaagaacatCGAGATCGTGGACGGAAACCAGGGACGCATGTGCGTCAACATGGAGTGGGGAGCGTTCGGAGACAACGGCTGTCTAGACGACATCCGGACGAAGTACGACCAGGCCGTGGACGAGAACTCGCTCAACGAAGGCAAACAAAG ATATGAGAAGATGTGCAGTGGGATGTACCTCGGCGAGATCGTCAGGCAGATTCTCATCGATCTGACCAAGCGAGGCTTCCTCTTCCGAGGACAGATCTCTGAGACCCTGAAGACCAGGGGCATCTTTGAGACCAAGTTCCTGTCCCAGATAGAGAG CGACCGTCTGGCGCTGCTGCAGGTCAGGGccatcctgcagcagctgggACTCGACAGCACCTGTGACGACAGCATCATCGTCAAGGAGGTGTGCGGCACCGTGTCGCGCCGCGCCGCCCAGATCTGCGGCGCCGGCATGGCGGCGGTGGTGGACAAGATCCGCGAGAACCGAGCGCTGGACCACCTGGATATCACCGTGGGCGTGGACGGCACGCTCTACAAACTCCACCCCCA CTTTTCTCGGATCTTCCAGCAGACGGTGAAGGAGTTGGCGCCCAAATGCAACGTGAACTTCCTGCTCTCGGAGGACGGCAGCGGTAAGGGCGCCGCCCTCATCACGGCAGTGGGCTGCCGCCAGAGGCAACAGGAGGGGCAACAGGCCTGa
- the zbtb45 gene encoding zinc finger and BTB domain-containing protein 45: protein MAPGTETVHYIHLHNSSQSVLEALRTQRREGLFCDVTVRIHDASLRAHACVLAAGSPFFQDKLLLGHSEISVPPLVPAETVKQLVDFMYSGSLVVLQSQALCILTAASILQIKTVIDECTQIISQRKAAAAGAAAAAAAAAAAGRGMLGGVLPKQEERGDGKGADRSGSGSCSVSGGGGGGYANFSNFMTECGGGNMSGGMAGVGDGGPGPMEQANTVSLMTLGDMGAGSMCGGGGGGGDGLGSGAILLKQSPSCTQDVRYKLRDLLAQTANGAGSTGSLSAGCSSGVGSVDSIGRDSLRGNAADLSDDLVGMDRYSEEEDGGGDGRERGRDADRDRGASHSRKQRQPLRLQVLGGAEGVVVKDEGVQDADGTVYALEDVRRAGEQEGSQETMASFGQDFYDEQGVFSESFWPQSEPPQSMGFNPRGRVNKPLTPPPTTQSINNQLLFQYPVSQSQPAPFYVGGPMAGIDSMAGTQPTQQQAPPPAPMTPAPPPSTSSCSAGPSPSSQGSETSFDCTHCGKSLRSRKNYSKHMFIHSGQKPHQCSICWRSFSLRDYLLKHMVVHTGVRAFQCSMCGKRFTQKSSLNVHMRTHRAERTFQCNVCHRAFTHRTLLERHALQHAHHNPQAPPQAQGRGPDMTSPTKHSPPALGGPSGMAGAAGLVGNMANIPSHGASST, encoded by the exons ATGGCGCCGGGCACAGAGACCGTCCACTACATCCACCTGCACAACTCCAGCCAATCGGTGCTGGAGGCGCTGCGCACGCAGCGGCGCGAGGGCCTCTTCTGCGACGTGACGGTGCGGATCCACGACGCCTCGCTGCGCGCCCACGCCTGCGTCCTTGCGGCCGGGAGCCCCTTCTTCCAGGACAAGCTGCTGCTGGGCCACTCGGAGATCTCCGTCCCGCCGCTGGTTCCCGCGGAAACGGTGAAGCAGCTGGTGGACTTCATGTACAGCGGCTCGCTGGTGGTGCTGCAGTCGCAGGCGCTGTGCATCCTCACCGCCGCCAGCATCCTGCAGATCAAGACAGTGATCGACGAGTGCACGCAGATCATCTCGCAGAGGAAGGCGGCTGCGGCGGGGGCGGCGGCTGCGGCGGCCGCTGCGGCGGCAGCCGGGCGAGGCATGCTGGGAGGCGTCCTCCCGAAGCAGGAAGAACGCGGCGATGGGAAAGGGGCGGATAGGAGCGGGAGCGGGAGTTGCTCcgtcagcggcggcggcggcggaggttACGCCAACTTCTCCAACTTCATGACGGAATGTGGCGGCGGCAACATGAGCGGTGGGATGGCGGGCGTCGGCGATGGCGGCCCCGGCCCGATGGAGCAAGCTAACACGGTGAGCCTGATGACGCTGGGCGACATGGGAGCTGGATCGATGTGCGGCGGAGGAGGCGGTGGCGGCGACGGGTTGGGCTCCGGCGCCATCCTCTTGAAGCAGAGCCCCAGCTGCACTCAGGACGTCAGGTACAAGCTCCGCGACCTGCTGGCGCAGACCGCCAACGGCGCCGGCAGCACGGGCAGCCTCTCGGCGGGCTGCAGCTCCGGCGTGGGCAGCGTGGACAGCATCGGCAGGGACAGTCTCCGCGGCAACGCCGCCGACCTGTCGGACGACCTGGTGGGGATGGACCGCTAcagcgaggaggaggacggcGGCGGCGACGGGCGGGAGCGCGGCAGAGACGCCGACCGAGACAGGGGGGCGAGCCACAGCCGCAAGCAGAGGCAGCCGCTCCGGCTCCAG GTGCTGGGAGGAGcagagggggtggtggtgaaggATGAGGGAGTCCAGGACGCCGACGGGACCGTCTACGCCCTGGAAGACGTGAGGCGAGCCGGAGAGCAGGAGGGCTCCCAGGAAACCATGGCGAGCTTTGGACAG GACTTCTACGATGAGCAGGGGGTGTTTTCAGAGAGCTTCTGGCCCCAGAGCGAGCCGCCTCAGTCCATGGGTTTCAACCCCCGAGGACGGGTCAACAAGCCTCTGACTCCGCCTCCGACAACACAGTCCATCAACAACCAG CTCCTGTTCCAGTACCCGGTGAGCCAATCGCAGCCAGCACCTTTCTACGTGGGCGGACCCATGGCTGGGATCGACAGCATGGCGGGGACCCAACCCACTCAGCAGCAGGCTCCTCCCCCGGCGCCCATGACCCCGGCCCcgcctccctccacctcctcctgctcggccggcccctccccttcctcccagGGATCTGAGACCTCGTTCGACTGCACGCACTGTGGCAAATCTCTACGTTCTCGGAAGAACTACAGCAAGCACATGTTCATCCACTCCG GTCAGAAACCTCATCAGTGCTCCATCTGCTGGCGCTCGTTCTCGCTGCGCGACTACCTCCTGAAACACATGGTGGTGCACACCGGCGTCAGGGCCTTCCAGTGCTCCATGTGCGGCAAGCGCTTCACCCAGAAGAGCTCGCTCAACGTGCACATGCGCACCCACCGGGCCGAGCGCACCTTCCAGTGCAACGTGTGCCACCGGGCCTTCACCCACCGCACCTTGCTGGAGCGCCACGCCCTGCAGCACGCCCACCACAACCCCCAGGCCCCGCCCCAGGCCCAGGGGCGTGGTCCCGACATGACCTCACCTACCAAGCACAGTCCTCCGGCTCTAGGGGGGCCCTCAGGTATGGCTGGCGCGGCTGGCTTGGTGGGCAACATGGCCAACATCCCCAGCCACGGAGCTTCCTCCACCTAG